One genomic window of Mus pahari chromosome 23, PAHARI_EIJ_v1.1, whole genome shotgun sequence includes the following:
- the LOC110313182 gene encoding LOW QUALITY PROTEIN: olfactory receptor 2AE1 (The sequence of the model RefSeq protein was modified relative to this genomic sequence to represent the inferred CDS: inserted 1 base in 1 codon; substituted 4 bases at 4 genomic stop codons), which yields MVHEGLWWWNXTCLEDFILQGLFDDFFSHFCPFLLIMLIFLTAVNCNSLTTLVIFSDPCLHILMYFLLSXLSLVDLMHISTTIPKMASNYLSGKKPTSFVGCATQHFLYLSLGGAESLLLALMSXDCYVAICHPLSYTVLMSRRVGVMMAVMLWLSTSVNSLICMVILMSFPFXRLRIIHHLYCEFPVVLKLVCGDITVYENTVCVSTIILLPIILVSTAYGFILHSVIQMHSARSKRNAFSMSSSHLIAISLXYDACIFSYMRPRSQRTSLQDKVGSVFYSIITPTLNPLIYTLRNKDVAKALKKILRRDLDT from the exons ATGGTCCATGAG GGACTGTGGTGGTGGAACTAGACCTGTCTGGAAGACTTTATCCTTCAAGGGCTCTTTGATGACTTCTTCAGCCACTTTTGTCCTTTCCTCTTGATAATGCTGATCTTTCTTACTGCAGTCAATTGCAACAGCCTCACCACCCTTGTCATCTTCTCTGACCCTTGTCTTCACATACTGATGTATTTCCTGCTCA CACTGTCCCTCGTGGATCTGATGCACATCTCTACAACCATCCCCAAGATGGCTAGCAACTATCTGTCTGGCAAGAAGCCCACCTCGTTCGTGGGCTGTGCCACTCAGCACTTCCTTTATCTGTCTCTGGGTGGTGCAGAGTCTCTCCTCCTGGCTCTCATGTCCTAGGACTGCTATGTTGCCATCTGCCACCCTTTATCCTACACTGTGCTCATGAGCAGAAGAGTGGGTGTGATGATGGCTGTCATGTTATGGTTGAGCACATCTGTGAACTCCTTAATTTGCATGGTCATCTTGATGAGCTTTCCTTTCTGAAGGTTGAGAATCATCCACCATCTCTACTGTGAATTTCCAGTGGTTTTGAAACTGGTGTGTGGGGACATCACTGTGTATGAGAACACAGTCTGTGTCAGCACCATTATACTTCTCCCCATAATTCTTGTCTCTACCGCCTATGGATTCATTCTCCACAGTGTCATTCAGATGCATTCAGCTAGGAGTAAGAGAAATGCTTTTTCCATGAGCAGCTCTCACCTTATTGCAATTTCTCTCTGATATGATGCTTGCATATTCTCCTATATGAGGCCCAGGTCCCAGCGCACCTCATTGCAAGACAAAGTTGGTTCTGTTTTCTACAGCATCATCACTCCCACACTGAATCCCTTGATTTATACTCTCCGGAATAAGGATGTTGCTAAGGCTCTGAAGAAAATATTGAGGAGGGACCTTGACACCTAG
- the Fkrp gene encoding fukutin-related protein, whose product MRLTHCWAALAAAIILNLLVFFYVSWLQHQPRNSRARGPRRTSAIGPRVXVLIREFEAFDNAVPELVDSFLQQDPAQPVVVAAXTLPYPPLALPRIPNVRLALLQPALDRPAAASRPETYVATEFVALVPDGARVG is encoded by the exons ATGCGGCTCACCCACTGCTGGGCTGCCCTGGCAGCCGCCATCATCCTCAACCTCCTAGTCTTCTTCTATGTGTCATGGCTACAACACCAGCCCAGAAACTCCCGGGCCCGGGGTCCTCGCCGGACTTCTGCCATTGGCCCCCGAGTCANCGTCCTGATTCGGGAATTTGAGGCTTTTGACAACGCAGTGCCAGAGCTAGTGGATTCTTTTCTGCAGCAGGACCCAGCCCAGCCCGTGGTAGTGGCGGCCNACACACTCCCTTACCCACCCCTGGCCTTGCCTCGNATCCCTAACGTTCGCCTGGCTCTGCTCCAGCCAGCCCTGGACCGGCCAGCGGCGGCCTCGCGCCCGGAGACCTATGTAGCCACCGAGTTCGTGGCTCTAGTGCCTGATGGAGCGCGG GTTGGATGA
- the Gjc3 gene encoding gap junction gamma-3 protein codes for MCGRFLRQLLAQESQHSTSVGRFLLPMLMGFRLLILVSSGSGVFGDDENEFICHLGQPGCKTICYDVFRPLSPLRFWAFQVILMAVPSAIYVAFALYHVIGYWEVPGKENKEQETRISKGDHSKDVSGAKSLKLLWAYVAHLGVRLVLEGAALGIQYNLYGFKMSSTFICREDPCIGSTTCFQSHPSEKTIFLNIMFGISGACLLFIFLELALLGLGRFWRMYKYKLSFLKNLPTSESSVRPKDTTDELSVVEAK; via the coding sequence ATGTGCGGCAGGTTCCTGAGACAGCTATTGGCTCAGGAGAGCCAGCACTCCACCTCTGTGGGGCGCTTCCTTCTTCCCATGCTCATGGGATTCCGTCTCCTGATCTTGGTTTCCAGTGGATCTGGGGTTTTTGGCGATGATGAGAACGAATTCATATGTCATTTAGGGCAGCCAGGCTGCAAGACCATTTGCTATGATGTCTTCCGCCCTCTCTCTCCGTTGCGCTTCTGGGCCTTCCAAGTCATTCTGATGGCTGTACCCAGTGCCATTTATGTGGCTTTCGCTCTGTATCATGTGATTGGATACTGGGAGGtaccaggaaaggaaaacaaggagCAAGAGACCCGGATTAGCAAAGGGGATCATAGCAAGGATGTCTCAGGGGCTAAAAGCCTGAAGCTTCTCTGGGCCTATGTGGCACACCTTGGGGTACGGCTGGTCCTTGAGGGAGCAGCTCTAGGCATTCAGTACAATCTATATGGCTTCAAGATGTCCAGCACTTTTATATGTCGTGAGGATCCTTGCATTGGCAGCACAACTTGTTTCCAGTCTCACCCCTCTGAGAAGACCATCTTCCTCAACATCATGTTTGGGATCAGCGGGGCCtgtctcttatttattttcttggagCTTGCACTTTTGGGTTTAGGGAGGTTTTGGAGGATGTACAAGTACAAACTTTCCTTCTTAAAGAACTTGCCAACTTCAGAGAGCTCTGTAAGACCCAAGGACACAACGGATGAATTGTCAGTGGTGGAGGCAAAATAG